A single Methanocorpusculum vombati DNA region contains:
- a CDS encoding type IV secretory system conjugative DNA transfer family protein has protein sequence MTFAETIKEALTGHVLIASPTGSGKSYLVGAMVEVLHAGGNPFIILDTKSQNHLGLWIGKHRLKNLTLYRVFPRNRRSTDEYKKLLTRYPYLICIPAGDIPLDDLIEEYKTIIRAALSLKRPRHIIAEEAHHYNKGANKAGQELEIISREGRGYKIWLWCITQRIQDFPKLLWNNCTYTFIMRFRIHQDVKYFAEEIPNFEELNNALQLHDVLMYRQTNPQSPYLIIHAAEVTRRTEHLG, from the coding sequence ATGACCTTTGCAGAAACCATCAAAGAAGCACTCACCGGCCACGTACTAATCGCATCACCAACCGGCAGCGGAAAATCCTATCTCGTCGGCGCAATGGTTGAAGTACTCCACGCAGGCGGCAACCCATTCATCATCCTTGACACAAAATCGCAGAACCATCTCGGATTATGGATAGGCAAACACCGCCTCAAAAATTTGACCCTGTATCGAGTATTTCCCCGTAACCGTCGAAGCACCGACGAATACAAAAAACTCCTCACCCGGTACCCATATCTGATCTGTATCCCCGCGGGGGATATCCCCCTCGACGACCTCATCGAAGAGTACAAAACCATCATCCGCGCCGCCCTCTCTCTGAAACGCCCTCGGCACATCATAGCCGAAGAAGCGCACCACTACAACAAAGGCGCAAACAAAGCCGGTCAGGAGCTTGAAATCATCAGCCGCGAAGGCCGCGGGTATAAAATCTGGTTGTGGTGCATTACCCAGCGGATTCAGGACTTCCCAAAACTCCTCTGGAACAACTGCACATACACCTTCATCATGCGGTTTCGCATCCATCAGGACGTGAAATATTTTGCAGAAGAAATCCCGAATTTTGAAGAACTCAACAACGCCCTGCAACTACACGATGTTTTGATGTATCGGCAAACCAACCCCCAGAGCCCGTATCTCATCATCCACGCCGCCGAAGTAACCCGCAGAACCGAACACCTCGGATGA
- a CDS encoding rolling circle replication-associated protein — MTTHGNLTHSGRYPPQTFLITSGDKVCDVTDLVNAGAKLDVVVDYLRDEWDAPKRRGKPADWVYYSAYRAVNRWVKAGTAEKLSNYLHSLYPGLIQKSGVFVRAKTTPTHKQPRLINDLQNSKSFVSPQKPLRLDQHTKPCSTQTAVARAEQLTAAEPSHPLDHYNAIPGRCGFWRQQAIRTMKSIDQYNLFTRDKNGKLPAELLQYIRRMTLIFEEWKRETESKSIILRNLTGNGEYITLPCSTRFTDDSRKKQLILIYNTGVENSLKKHKIASFVTFTTDPLIWMESEGKEILRKIPDPHIDKVHRFTATGRGGNLYAANRHESNAFRKWYETECHRVGYRIPYIRCVEFQENGLIHDHVILFDYEWKYPFSDFAEQWGTKYGQGFMHDAYSVINDGEKWTWKTDKPADTEGRNPTDYLKKYLIKALYDESGHYAYWVTNKRFFTLSNSIRYLTVEDEIRQKQFRRQHAPTDTYEYIGTAPQGHENAAIRADLSRRAGLKPEKQPPANNHGIIENYPPLDPGNIAPQIWYVPPPELEDLENPNQQREPITNPPPDPDHNMYNRILAEEKRLRQERRNRIRQRSGSNPPNPEQHPPNHPNP, encoded by the coding sequence ATGACAACACACGGCAACCTCACCCATAGCGGACGCTATCCGCCGCAAACCTTCCTTATCACCAGTGGGGATAAGGTATGTGACGTTACCGACCTCGTGAACGCCGGTGCAAAACTCGACGTAGTGGTAGATTATCTCCGGGATGAATGGGACGCCCCAAAACGCCGCGGCAAACCCGCAGACTGGGTCTACTATTCCGCCTATCGTGCCGTGAATCGTTGGGTAAAGGCAGGAACAGCCGAAAAACTATCCAACTATCTTCACAGCCTATACCCCGGCCTCATCCAAAAATCCGGCGTTTTTGTACGTGCCAAAACCACCCCCACCCATAAACAACCCCGCTTGATAAACGATCTGCAAAACTCCAAATCTTTTGTATCGCCTCAAAAACCCCTCCGATTGGATCAGCACACCAAACCATGCAGCACACAGACCGCCGTCGCCCGGGCGGAACAGCTGACCGCCGCAGAACCATCTCACCCGCTCGACCACTACAACGCAATCCCCGGTCGTTGTGGTTTTTGGCGTCAGCAGGCGATCCGCACCATGAAAAGCATAGATCAGTATAACCTCTTCACCCGAGACAAAAACGGAAAACTCCCCGCCGAACTCTTGCAGTACATCCGCAGAATGACACTGATCTTCGAAGAATGGAAACGGGAAACCGAATCAAAATCAATCATCCTCCGGAATCTCACCGGCAACGGCGAATACATCACCTTACCCTGCTCCACCCGCTTCACCGACGACAGCCGAAAAAAACAACTCATCCTCATCTACAACACCGGCGTAGAAAACAGCCTCAAAAAACATAAAATCGCATCATTCGTAACCTTTACGACCGACCCCTTAATCTGGATGGAATCGGAAGGAAAAGAAATCCTCCGCAAAATCCCCGATCCCCACATCGACAAAGTACACCGGTTTACCGCCACCGGACGCGGCGGCAACCTTTACGCCGCCAACCGACATGAAAGCAACGCCTTTAGAAAATGGTATGAAACCGAATGCCATCGCGTAGGATACCGTATCCCATACATCCGATGCGTAGAATTTCAGGAAAACGGCCTGATCCATGATCACGTGATCCTGTTTGATTATGAATGGAAATACCCATTTTCCGACTTTGCAGAACAATGGGGGACAAAATACGGGCAGGGGTTCATGCACGACGCCTACAGCGTAATCAACGACGGCGAAAAATGGACATGGAAAACTGACAAACCCGCAGACACCGAAGGCAGAAACCCAACCGACTACCTCAAAAAATACCTCATCAAAGCCCTGTACGACGAAAGCGGCCATTATGCATACTGGGTCACGAACAAACGATTTTTCACCCTATCAAACAGCATCCGATACCTCACAGTGGAAGACGAAATCAGACAAAAACAATTCCGCCGCCAGCACGCCCCCACCGACACCTACGAATACATCGGAACAGCCCCGCAAGGACACGAAAACGCCGCAATCCGCGCCGACCTCAGCCGCCGCGCCGGATTAAAACCGGAAAAACAACCACCCGCCAACAATCACGGGATCATCGAAAACTACCCCCCACTCGACCCCGGAAACATCGCCCCGCAGATATGGTATGTACCTCCGCCGGAACTCGAAGACCTCGAAAACCCCAATCAGCAGCGCGAACCCATAACCAACCCCCCTCCTGACCCCGACCACAACATGTACAATCGCATCCTCGCCGAAGAAAAACGCCTACGGCAGGAACGCCGCAACCGCATCAGACAGCGAAGCGGATCAAACCCCCCGAACCCCGAACAACACCCGCCAAACCACCCTAACCCCTAA